The window AAACAAAGTACCCCGAACATCTCCTAACCGAATATTGAAAAATGATGTAGCGTTGTCCTTAAGCTTAAGTATCTTCTTAAGTGATTAGTTCATTTCCGCTTTAATCTTGCTAGTCCATATACTAGTTTACCTCCTCATACATCTTGAGTGCATCCATTTAACCCATAATGAATCCTGATTTTATTCAATTGCCCATAAATTCTAAAATGTAAGAGCTTTATTTCATTCCACGCAACTCTTAAACCCGATTTCACCCTCTTCCCTCGACTTATACAAATCTTCCCATTTCACCTTTTCCCTCCCATTTCTTGACTCCCTCATATAAAATTGCTCATAAGTTGATCAACCTCTTTCATAACCTTCTTTGGAAGTACCGATTGTTGAGACCAATACCCAATAACACCCATAACAACACTCTTTACCAACTTTATTTAACATATGTACGAAAGCTTTCTTGTTGTCCATCCCGTAATGATGTTCTTCACTTTCTAAATGAATAACCTACACTAAATAATCTGGATTTGCTTTTTGTCAATGGCATGCCCAAGTACTTAACTGGAAATGTGCCCTCCATAATGCCCATAATGCCATAGATCTCCATCTTTCTTTCCTCCTTGACTCCTCCATAGAACGTTAGAATTTTAAACAAACGTGTGTGATCCCTACCTCTTTGTAGAACGGGTGGTAGATGTATGGGTAGTTCTTTCGGAATATCATAGAGATGATCTTAAAGACCTCCATTATGAGGACATAGATATATGAAGAGAGGGATCCCTTTGCCTCACCCCGTTTTCCCCTTTGAAAAAGCTTTTGTAGATTCCATTAACGCTGACAACAAAATAGGTAGTAGAAGCACATTGCATaattcaatcaataaaaatacaaGGAAAACCTAAGACAACCATAAAATGGCAGATGGTCTCCCATCTAACGGAGTCAAAAGTTTTCTGGATATCAATCTTAAATTCCACTATAGTAATTTTCTTCCTCCCATAACCTTTTAAAAAGTTTTGCATGAGGAGAATATTATGCGATATGAATCTACTAGGGATAAAAGCAGACTGGCCTAGACTAACAAGCGTAGGaatgacatttttaaaacgaTTTGAAAAGATTTTCGAAATGATTTTATAGATAACATTACGAAAAGAGATGAGTCTGAAATCCTGAATTCTTTCGGGCACAAAACTCTTCAGGATTAGAGTTAGAACCGTCACATTCCACTCCTtcaacatttttctattttaaaaaaatttcaacacCCCCTCACTAACATCGTGACCCACAACAGACCAATTCTCTTTGAAAAAATCAGCATTGAACCCATCTGGACCTAAGCTTTTTTTTCCATTCATATCGAACAAGAATTTATTGATATCATACTTAGTAACAATCCCAATCAACTTCTGACAATCCTCTGCTGAAATTGTCTCGTCAACAATCTGGTATAGTGTATTAAGATAGCATGGATGTTGTTTTATGGTTCCCATGAGTGATTGGAAAAACTAGACAGTAAGCTCTTGAATTTGATATTGCCCTTGTGCAAATTCTCAATCATCTCAATTCTGTAGGTTTTTGGCCGAGCACTTCCGGAAAAAGAATGATGTATTGTTGTCTCCAAGAGAAAGCCAATTTTGTCTAGACTTTTGTCTTACAAAGCTCTCCTCAAAGGAACTCAAATTTCTGATGATGCTAGGGCTTCCTTCTCCTCTTCTTGAAGTTGAACTACATCATTTCCTCCAAGTAATCGCTTTTGTACATCTTTCAATTTGTTTCTAGCGGTAAGCATCCTCATAGAAATGTTGCTTTTGGAGTTGATTCTTGAGAAGCCTTAACTTTTCTAAAGATCAAAACATATTTGACCCACCAATTTGTTTAGACCACACTTCATTCAAGATTGTCTTGAAAAGATCACTTTCCATCCTAAAATTGAAGAATTTGAATGGGCATTTagcttttttttatcattttcccaaaaCAATTTGATTGGGTAATGATATGAAATTCATGGATTTAACACGTGTATATGGTCCTAGGAAACTAGATTTCCATTTTACATTAATGATTCCCCTATTAATTCTACATTTTATCACTTGTTCTTTTCCTCTTGTTGAAGACCAAGTATATAAGTTTCCAGAGTTAGTAGGCTCAATGCAGATGTCCCTAATGCAATCGTTGAAATCAATTATATCCTATTTCACATCAGATTCAGGGCTTCGATCACTTCCAACCCTGACGTTGAAGTCACCAAGAATTTTCTACGGATTATCACTATCTACCCAACCCCTCAAGCAATTCCATAACGTTCTTCTAACCAAGCCTAAGTTATTACCTTAAACAATATCCAGTTGAAAACAATTCCCAACAACTTTGCATTTGACCTCAATCATGATAACCTGGTCATTTTAATGCATCAACTTAACTTCAGCAACCTTCGTATCCCAAGCAATCAAAAAATTTCACGTTCTTGAATTATAATTGTGTATTACTACTCAGCTGCCATCAACACAAAGCGCGCCAATTTTATCCACATTTCTGAGTTTTACTTTGGTTTCTAAAATTCCAATGATCGTCACCTTCATAATTTCAATAATTCTCTTAAAGAGGGTCATTAAGACCTCTAATATTTCATGTCatgatattcattgataaggatAAGAGTATGATTCCTACTCTTCAGTTTTGCCATGAATTCTAGATACCTTACTTTTTGACCTTCTATTTCTTCCATTAGAATTCTTCATTTCCATCGTCTCATAATTGACTTGCttcccatcatcatcatcatatacTCATGGATACTATCCTCAGCATCAGAATATGCATATGCATCACTATCCTCACTATCTTCAATGACAACCGATTGTTCCCAAGACGATAAAGTATTTACATCACTTCCTTCAGCTTCTTTATCATAACTATCATGAGGTAAAAACCATTCATTGCCAATGGACGATGATTGTGCTTCTTGCATATGAATTTCATTAGTTATTGGATCCATTTCATCCGTGTCTGTCTTATTCTACACTTGACCGTTTACAATAATGTTGACAATCCTAGTAATCTAGTTTAGACTAGCACCCCGAATCTGGCATTTACCAGCAGTTTGATTAGGATCATCAGCCATGACAATTGTCTGATCTTGGCTATCAGTAGAAACCAACATCCGACATTCATTTTTTACAACAACCTGACTTTTTCTTTCAGCATCTAACCATACCTGATTTTTATCCGGAACAGCCTGACTTAGTTTTCCATCAACCTTTCCCTGACTCTTAGCTTGAGCTGACTTTCCAGTATCCTTCCTTTGAACCTAAACATTACCGTTAGTATTAATCTGACATTTCCCCAAATTATCCACATTCTTACCCTGCACTTGATCCTAACCATCCTGAATCTGTATTCGACTATTACCCTTACCCTGAATCTATATCTGAATATGACCCATAATTTCCTCACCTTAAAACTAATTCTAACCAAGAATTATAGGATCCCAACCTCGAATCTGACATACATTTTCCTAATCACATCTCAACATTTTAGCATCCAAGATTCTAGCATGAACTTGTATCTGGTCACGACCCAAACATTCAGCGCCCTAAGCCTGAATTTGGTTTTTCCTGATCGCGACCCAAATTTTTTTCATCCAAGATTCCAGCATGATTTTGAACCTGGTCGCGACTTAGTATTTTAGCACCTTGAGGACCATAATTCTCTAATCGCGACCCAAATATTCAACATCTTGACAACCTAGAGGGAATTTGAAAGTTAGTTTGCATTTATCCAAAAAGACTTCGGATCCTCTGTTACAAATCGCCTCATGTGCCCCCATGGCCTCTCACACGGAGGcgtaatgattaaaaaaatattaccatTATTATCCCTGCCTATGAGGGGGAACATAGGCAATTCGTAGTAGAGGTTTCCTTATGATCCAATAAGGTACCGCAAAAGTgaaaaacaacaacaaataaGGGGATGATGCTTCATTTTTTGTATGGGTGTCACTTAATGTGTGAGATATAGGCAATACTTGTATTGGTAGGATCGAAGTAATTGAATGGAAGAAGGAATGTGAATGGAGCAAtcgaattgaatttttttttttaaaaatcacttCTCTctactcacactttttcatttttcaaactaTTGACATGATTCTACATCATTTCCTATCTTATTCTCTTCCCCATTAAAATAAGTGAATCAAAAACTTCGTTAGAATGCcggaaaacatttttttattttttattttttaactatctaaggtaatttaattttattaaactcctcaaatatatatataattgttttcgGGGAAACGGTTAATACTGTATCATTAcaaatctcaaaagtgggagggtcaagaatcatATCTAGACAAACTCTAGAtatgattaaaggatgacaatcaatAGACCCTAAAGTATCTGAGTAGTAACATTCACACAACCATACAACAAagattataaactaaaatattacaattaataTTAGTTCCTAATTATCTCAATCAGAATGTTTAtttctatataatcaaattcgTCTTGTGGCCTTTTTCCCCTTCCTCTGCCCCTTCCTCTTGCGATGAAAGGAGATTGAATTAAATAAGATGATGAATCTTTCTTTATTATCATTGTGTAATCTTTATTTGTACAAACCCGTgctaatatgataaaaaatattttttttcaagatttaaGGATTCTTATCTtcgttgttctcaacttgagtTTCAGAATTCTTGTCTTTGCTTTTTTCAATTTGAGTTATGGTATCCTCTTCATCAACCTTGGTAACCTCTGCTTCAACTTGATTATTCTAAATATCCTCCTCTCTAATTTCTTATATTACAGTTTGACTTATTTGAGAATCAACttcctttattttcttcattcaCTGTTTCATCGCTACctttatcatcttcttcaacaGAAACCCCTTTAACATTTTTCCTTCAATTTCATTGCTTTCTTCCTTTTTAAAGTCCTCCTTAATTTAtgcttctttctcttcctccacATTTCTCCTATTGTTTTTAGActcttttgtttctttttcctaattttttaattcttgaCCTTTTAGTATCTTCTGCTCTTTTTCATAGCTTGAgcataacatatataattattttcttatgtaTATCATATATtgttattgtatatatttttaaatatttatatataaaaataagtaaatatagatgTAATCTTATATAggtaatataaaaatgaatgatgagaaagaaaataaaaaattaatgatgagagaggaaatatatattataaaaaaattaatataaaattattaatgaaaaaacatatatttatattatgagagaaaataaaagataaaatataatattagtaatCTAGTTATTGATTTGTCACATATTTTTATAGAAACTCTATTTATTTAGAGAAAGAATTTGGTTAACCAAAGTAAAGTTATGTAAGGTATAAGAGCGTGTCCCATTAAatcatagaaaaaataaatataaaaaaattatgtgaatgagagataaatttttattttttttatttaaatttacatgTTTGGGAGATTTTTTTAGAAAGTaaagagggagaaaaaaaattaattaattaattatttttggaaaatgactatGTTCTGAAGATTTTTGTTCCGGACATGGCTATGTTTGAAAGATTTTATCTCGAATATGGACATATTCAAGGATATTTTTGTCCTGAACATAGCCAATTAGccatgtttgagatttttttgtCCCAAACATGACCATGTTCAGAAGATTTTTGTCCTGAACATAGCAATTTTTGGGAAATTTTTGTCTCGAACATTGTCATGTTTGAGAGATTTTTTTCCCGAACATTGCaatgttcaaaatttttttgTCTCCACAGGAGATTATTGTGGCCATGTGTAGGAGGAGAGAAAAATATCAATAGTTTTAGAGATTTTTATGACCATgtgggagagaaaaaaaaattattaaataatttttcgaGAAGATTTTTGTGTTGAATATTGTAATGTTTAGGTGATTTTTATCTTGAACATAGCCATAGCCATGTTCATGTTGGGGAGATTTTTGTAGTCATGtacataaaaaaagaaaaaaaatcaattattttttttttaagatttttttggaCATGTGTaagagaaaacaaaattaataattatttttttggaaaatgattGAGATATTTTTCCCAAAGACAATGTTCGGGAGATTTTTGTCTCGAATATTTCCATGTTCATGAGATTTTTGTGCCCATGtgttgaagagaaaaataaaatgaacatgTTTTGGAGATTTTTGTTCCGAACATTGCAAAGTTCGGAAGATTTTTATCTCGAAAATTGTTATATTCGAGATATTTTTGTGATCATGTACAATAAAGACTCGATAGATTTCTATACAAGTTTTATGCATATTAGTAAGGATGGCAATTTAaaaccgccccgcgaaaaccgaaccgaattgccccgtttgggacggtttttccccgaaaccgaacggagatggggcggggatggtatttgtgtccccctcCCCGaaccgccccgaaccgccccgaTCTCACTCCGACTAtaccccgaacactataaaacataattaaatatattaaattttcaatatatttattttttcactatattttataatagttgtaagtttatttctttataataatataaaatttcaatatattatattaaaaatttgtttatataatttttttttataatttttattaatttttttaaaaaatattttattaaaacggtgccccgcggggatccccgaaaccgaataaaaccgaacggggcggggatgatattaaaaaaatccccgaaaaaGAAACGGTGCggggatgatattaaaaaaatccccgaaatagAAACGGTgcggggatggtaaatgcattccccgccccgaaccgcctcATTGCCATCCCTACATATTAGTTTCAACCATCATTTTTGTTGTCAAATTcgttattcatatatatatatatatgaatagaataagtaaaaataaaaaaaaagaaagatttatatattttatagtgttatttatatatttaaattttaattagttaattttaatatatatatatatatatatatatatatataaataactagagtaaatatcataagagaatatttatttaaataatatattacagagagaaattatatatatataattaataataaaaaatatatatttacattataaaaaatatataatgaaaaaaataaaataaaataggaaaaagaaatatatatatttctcgatagaaagtaaatatatatatatatatataatattatattaaaacccTAATACATTTTCATCTTTCCACAATATTTTCAGCCGTCGCTCTCCTCTCATACTCAGAAATAAACTCACAGCCGCTCTCCTAGCATCTCTAATGTCTCAATACAGTCGAGATATTCTATCGGAAGAAGAAAAGTGGAggaaaaagatgaagaaaagaaaattgaaagaaGCGAAGATTGAGGCAATGGACGTGGATGAGGAGGAGCAGGGGATGAACGAGATGCTggaaagaaaggaagaagatgaaataaaatTGAAGGTGGAGATCCTCGGTGAACAACCTGACAAGATTTCCCCTATTGTCGGTTATTTTCCTTCTGGATTCGACCCTCTCAAGAAGCAACATGGGCCGCCTccagaaattagggtttttaggAACACGAAGAGAACACAAAGGTTGCAGCTTGTTGTAACCCCTAACCAGTCACAGGTAGACTTCATCGGACACAGCCATTCAAGTGAGATCGCAGCCGGAAGTCAGTGCAACTATGCTCTTGGTGTTTTAGACAAGGAGACGGGGATCCTGAAAATTGTTCCTATTGCTTCAAATAAGGTGCTAATTCCAACACCCTTTTGCTAATAATCATATATCAAATTCACTTACACATATTTTAGACTAGTATAGTATAGTATGAAGTATTATTATAGGCTTCTTATtgcttaataattttttttactagtataGTATGAAGTATGAATGATTGCTTAACATGCTAAATGACAGATATTTAGACTTGAACCGAAAATCCAAGGTCTTGATGAATCTGATAAAGGACCTGCAAAGGAGGAACTTACTGAAGATAAGAAAGCACACATACAAAGAGAACGGTTGCTCATGTATGAAACGAAGAGGGCGATAAACAAGGTAGACTTGTCTGGCGATTGTGTATAATGTTGAGGAATGAACATATTAGTTTTTTATGGTATTCTGAGTGGAACTATTGTCTTGTACTCTTGTTTTTGAAGGACAAGAAGAAGGATGCTATATACAAAAAGGACGATCCAAGTACTCAGGAGAATATGGAAGTGAAGCTgaagaagataaaaataaacaagGAAGTTCTAGAGAGTGCTGGTTCTCAGAATTATCGTAACATTCCATTCCACGATGTTAATGCTACGACTCCAGACTCTGCATATCCTCTAGACAAGATCATATTGAATTCTGATTGGGATTTCCTTATTGATGTCCTTGAGTACGTTCAAAGTGGGGAGGGCTTGACTCAATACTACCCAACCTTTGTCCGCAACAGAGCTCATAAATTGCCATCTATTAAGGTAAATTCAAGATTTTGGTTACTGATTTTTAATTGTTGGACTGAAAtatctttgtttgttttttaggatgattttgagaagagcAAAATTGCTGGGTTGTTCTCGTTCATTACTCATCTAATAAAGTTCAAAGACAAACATTCATTCGAAGGAGCATCTTCTGCTAAGAATCATATAATTCCGGCCCAGATTTATCAGAGATTTAACTCACTGTTTGCTGAGTCTGATTCGAAGAGGCTTCTGGATGAGAAGAGGAATCTCCTCATAAGTCATGTATTGGTCCTCACACTCTTTGCCGACGATTTCAAAAGTGATATGGCCGATATAGCCAAGGACTTGAGAATGACAGCTGTAGAGTTGAGGCGCCATTTCGAGAACTTGGGCTGCAAACTTAAGAGAGAGGGAACTGCATTGTGGGCTACACTTCCTGTACCACTCACCTTCCCTCAGATTAAAGGAAAGAGGAGAAACAACAAATAGCCAAATTAGCATCCcaattgatttatataaaaaagtttttgGTTTCTTTCCCtcaatgatctcttaaacttgCTTCAGATTTTCAAATTGTTGTTCCTTACTTATATTGTTGCCCTTAATGGTTTGTGGGATATTCAAATCATTCCTTATTTTAATTAGAGCCTTAGATGAATGAACTATATTTGTTTTATCCATTATCTCAATTgcctatttatatattaaaatctcTTTACATAACGATATTTATCTTCAAATTcaaagtatatttaaaaaatttgtttatattgaaaTCGATCAGGATCAAAGACAGCCTCAGAAGTTTTATGCATGGAACACCAGTATCCAGTACTAAGGTCAAATGCTCTAACTATGGGTGACAAAAAAATCAGATCAGGTCAATCTGATTCGAAAAAATTCGTATCCGATGGATCGGATATCGATTCCATATTTTTACCGAATTTCCAGATCGGATACGAATCggtcaaaaaaaaaatcgaatacCTAAAGTCGATCCGatgatttttaagttttattaaataaacaaacttaaacaaaaatattattaaataaatacaaactcaaCTAAAAATCTCTCTATTCctatcttttctttttataaatccaaataaaaatattattaaacaattacaaccaaataaaaatctatttcttcttttcttctctttacaaacccaaacaaaaataaaaaatctctctcttccttctattttctctcattttccTTTACAAATCcacaaactcaaacaaaaatatgtcttatctatttgtttttcttttagtttCCCTTTATATCTATTTGTGAATATGTTCTCAGATGGTCATTATTCATAACTAAGATCCTTAATAgaacaatttaaattttctaatatatgaaaaaaattagaaatatgaaaaaagtCGGATAAATGAGTATCCGGCTGGCGATCCGATCCGATCTGGTGTTTTTGGATCGGATAGTGGTCGGataccggatcggatacggattgcaatttttgaaaataatagagGCGAATATCCAATCTGAAATACCGGATCGGATCGATAAATTTGTCCACCTCTAACTCTAACCAAAACTCTCAAAATCGAGAGTTCACATAAAATTGTTATACCATTTTAACTAGAAgataaaatcgtaaaaatttacttataaataatatttaactattaaataataaatcattcaaattattttaaatttaataaataaaaatcatttaaaatatttaataaattattcataatcaacttttaattaacaaattaaatcatcaacaatttatctcattttttatatcaaattgtctaaatcattaattttttaatctaacttatacaatttttttttttataaattaaactaatttttcaaaatataaatcaataatatttaatgaattagatacatcaaatatatttatgttttatttaaaatagtaaaaatttacactaaaaaataagtataaatataaaattataattattatttatatatttttaattttaaaaatattttcaatatttattaataatagaaaCTTACtatctataatatttaatttatgtatatataaaataaaattacaattttatattcaatcaactaataaataaataaatatctatattatatatatatatatatatatatatatatatatatatatatatatatatatatatataaaatattatattttacgtACTCCACCTAATTAGACCGCGTAAAGTGCTGCCGTCGTATTATTCTCTTCACCATTCTTTACTCTCACTAAAACTTTCGATCTCTTCATTATTgttttatcttattaaaatCCCTATTCTTCTATATTCTTTCATTCTCATCATTTATCTAACTAATTCAAAAATAGAAAGAAGTTAAGATCTATTATACATGTCTAACTGAAAGATCGaataatgaagaagaaagtttaAGGAGAAGGTAAGATTAATGTAATAccattataatatattcaagAGTGGagaaaaaatgtaatattaatgattttatcgAGTTTGATGATTTCACCGATTTAACTAGCAATTTCATTACGATTTTATTCACACCCGAATTTTTTCAACTCGTGACTCGATCTCCATTAGTTAACTCGAAATTCGAGTTGACTCGcgattttgacaatttttactTTAACcaccctcatttttttctttcttaactAAAAAACCGAACCGATATCTTTTCAGTTTCATTTTATCGGTTTATTGTTTAATCAGTTTTAACggtttcaattaattgattttttaacgATTCGATTTTcggttaaataatttttttagcaaACCGATAAActggtaataatttaattatatattttataatttatattagttatttttgtaaatattagatatattataaataatatttaataattaatctatatatatatatattatagttatttttaaatttttaaattataatttatatagaattgtttttaaaaaaattaatttatataaaattaatttaaaaataaaaaattttaaaatatattataccgttacaataatataatatattatattataaattattaatataatataagatagaaaaaatgaaaaatatcataataggAAGGAgcaaaaaaattttgaaaaataaattatttaataaatttaatacttaatttaaaaaattgaattatcagtTCACGGTTAAACCGGTTAATTGGACGAAAATAATAGAACCAGGACATGTAAAACTGATACTAATATTGGAAACCGGACTTAACTGAAACTGTTTAACTGACTAGTTCAACAcctctacacttataataatattttttatttttttattttatttctcattatatatatatatatatatattttaagagatATGTGAAACTGTGATTGAGATTGACGGTTGATTTTCGAGGAATAAGaggcatttgaaaatgtgattgagattggtggttgattttcaagggataagagacgtgtgaaaatatgattgTAATTGGTGGTTAATTTACCGAGGGATAATGGATTTTAGGCTTATATTCTCCTACTGCCCATAAGTAATAATATAACCATAATGCTCGCATAATATAAGATAAATCAATAATCATATGGTAACATCATAATATCATAATCaagcaaataaaataataaaaatcatagcaGTTATATGTCAATTTATCGAGATATATAGTCTCTTTTATGTATGACAAACATACTAGCTTTTCGCATAATCAAACCTATTATGAAGGCATACATAATGGTCCAATAATAATGTCTTTGTCagagacaatattttttttattcatataattcattatgtatacatacatacataagtaacatgatttataatatttatgtcaaaaataacaaaatacacGAGCTCATAGTGTCAAACACatcataattaaacatatattacatCATAAGTAGGATATCATAATCCCCATTCTTTTGACATGTTCATTATATGTCTTGGGGTTTAATCATGTTGTCAAAGGATATTCCATCATTAATGTGGTTCTTATATATTCGATTGACACTCTTTGTTTATGAACTTCTTCTTTATcggcaaaatattttttttttgagaaaacggttaaaatcatttcattaaaattccaaaagttggagggtcaagaatcaaaacaAGACAAATTTTAACTATGATTAAATGATTTCAATCAAACGATCCTAAAGAACCTGATTAttaacaatcaaacatacaagaaacagtgattacaaacaaatattacaaactgtaacaaatcataattatcccaatcatGATTTTTATTTCCTACCAACTTGATGCTTCAACAAGCTGtcttcttcttccccttccCTTTCCTCTTACAATGAAAGGGTGATGAACTGAAGAGATTGATGAATACTgtatattctcattttgatttctttttctttatgtGAACCTGTTCTGagttgatagaaagaattattcttCAAGATTTCCGGGAttttcaccttgttgttctcaacttgaatttcgagatcattgtctttatttcctTTGGCTTTAGTTTTAGAATCTTCAACAACTTTGGATTCCTCCGTATCAACCTTGAAATTCTCTTTTTCCTTTTGATTAacctgagtatcttcctctttgttttcatcagcaaccacttcaacttgatatgattgagaatcctcaactatctcttTACCATGATCaggttgaggttccacctcTTTCTTCGTACTactttcttcttgtacataattttctttatcttttgtttcCTATTCTTTAACCACTGAAAATAAGCACCTCTATTTCATTTTTCTGCATCTGTACTATCTaacctttatgaattttttgatctttttgcttagccaaatcacattttgggcttg is drawn from Impatiens glandulifera chromosome 3, dImpGla2.1, whole genome shotgun sequence and contains these coding sequences:
- the LOC124929372 gene encoding DNA-directed RNA polymerase I subunit RPA49, whose protein sequence is MSQYSRDILSEEEKWRKKMKKRKLKEAKIEAMDVDEEEQGMNEMLERKEEDEIKLKVEILGEQPDKISPIVGYFPSGFDPLKKQHGPPPEIRVFRNTKRTQRLQLVVTPNQSQVDFIGHSHSSEIAAGSQCNYALGVLDKETGILKIVPIASNKIFRLEPKIQGLDESDKGPAKEELTEDKKAHIQRERLLMYETKRAINKDKKKDAIYKKDDPSTQENMEVKLKKIKINKEVLESAGSQNYRNIPFHDVNATTPDSAYPLDKIILNSDWDFLIDVLEYVQSGEGLTQYYPTFVRNRAHKLPSIKDDFEKSKIAGLFSFITHLIKFKDKHSFEGASSAKNHIIPAQIYQRFNSLFAESDSKRLLDEKRNLLISHVLVLTLFADDFKSDMADIAKDLRMTAVELRRHFENLGCKLKREGTALWATLPVPLTFPQIKGKRRNNK